One genomic segment of Pempheris klunzingeri isolate RE-2024b chromosome 21, fPemKlu1.hap1, whole genome shotgun sequence includes these proteins:
- the ift74 gene encoding intraflagellar transport protein 74 homolog, producing the protein MASQRPPSVMGRPASRSGSVLPGAGRPPTAVRPPPTAIRVATGMVPGTSGHPGMRGSIPITTPGVLSAQIKVTDRPVTQQGLSGMKTGMKGPQRQILDKSYYLGLLRSKINELTTETSKLHKEIDNYNQENSVYLSYEKRAEGLAIEIKDLQGQLADYNMLVDKLNTNTEMEEMIKDYNTLKAQNDNEAEGIDSIFSERREREEAIRAIEEEIRRERRVTDEVIQAMPAAKQEKYFSMTTANEELLQELTILQEELDILITRKEDYEAELAHSHIKQEVVRLHDTLSSLEAKRDTMEAEHKSLGSPQEEREKLFKQVKEDNQEIASMERQLTEIRDRTAQITEAIQQLEQDSEEAQGECQQKYKELKKKEEEIDRYVDSFEESRAQEQEKMTQSQENIVSLLEHCSRNMLRLRQVDTVTASELRNMQEVLVSKETEVVQSESTARGLTTESQRLQQDLEKVQQLEGKITSELSTLKERVGTMESELHTYRDLDTLRHMAEEKKKRLQEDRVSLTRRRDSFRQLLQEMNQNYEALKTKLQENETHAQLANLERKWQHLEQNNFVMKEFIASKSQESDYDSVTKNVFQQVAEFNKSLIEHLQTNRS; encoded by the exons ATGGTTCCAGGTACAAGTGGTCATCCCGGTATGAGGGGCAGCATCCCCATCACCACCCCTGGAGTCCTATCGGCACAGATCAAAGTGACTGACAGGCCGGTGACCCAGCAGGGGCTCAGTGGGATGAAAACGGGCATGAAAG GACCTCAGAGACAGATTCTGGATAAGTCCTACTACTTGGGCCTTCTTAG GAGTAAGATCAACGAGTTAACCACAGAGACCAGCAAACTGCACAAAGAGATCGACAACTACAACCAGGAGAACTCTGTTTATCTTTCCTATGAGAAGAG AGCTGAAGGCCTGGCTATAGAAATTAAGGATCTACAAGGCCAGCTTGCTGACTACAACATG CTGGTGGACAAGCTCAACACCAacacagagatggaggaaatgatcaaagacTACAACACT TTAAAAGCCCAAAATGACAATGAGGCTGAAGGCATTGACAGCATCTTCTCTGAGAGGAGAGA gagagaggaggctatCAGGGCGATCGAGGAAGAGATCAGGAGGGAAAGGCGGGTCACTGACGAGGTTATTCAGGCAATGCCAGCTGCAAAGCAAGAGAAATATTTCAGCATGACAACAGCCAATGAGGAACTGCTACAG GAGCTAACTATtctccaggaggagctggacatTCTGATAACCAGGAAGGAAGATTACGAAGCA GAGCTGGCCCACTCACACATAAAGCAGGAAGTGGTTCGACTTCACGACACTCTGTCATCACTGGAGGCGAAGCGGGACACCATGGAGGCTGAGCACAAGAGCCTGGGCTCCccacaggaggagagggagaagttaTTTAAACAG GTGAAGGAGGACAACCAGGAGATTGCCAGCATGGAGAGGCA gctcaCAGAGATCAGGGACAGGACTGCACAGATCACAGAGGCGAtccagcagctggagcaggacTCAGAGGAAGCCCAGG GGGAGTGTCAGCAGAAATACaaagagctgaagaagaaagaagaggaaattgACC GGTACGTGGACTCATTTGAGGAATCCAGGGCTcaggagcaggagaagatgaCACAGAGCCAGGAGAACATCGTCTCCCTCCTGGAGCACTGCAGTAGG aacaTGTTGCGGCTACGTCAGGTGGATACAGTGACAGCCAGTGAGCTGAGGAACATGCAGGAGGTGCTGGTCAGCAAGGAGACAGAGGTGGTCCAATCAGAGAGCACCGCCAGGGGCCTGACAACcg AGTCCCAGCGCCTGCAGCAGGACCTGGAGAaggtgcagcagctggaggggAAAATCACAAGTGAGCTCAGCACCCTGAAGGAGCGTGTCGGCACTATGGAGTCTGAGCTGCACACCTACCGAGACCTGGACACCCTGAGGCACatggcagaggagaagaaaaag CGGCTGCAGGAAGACCGCGTGTCCCTGACTCGACGACGGGATTCATTcaggcagctgctgcaggaaatgAACCAGAACTATGAAGCTCTGAAGACCAAACTGCAAGAAAACGAGACTCATGCTCAG CTGGCTAACCTTGAAAGGAAATGGCAACACTTGGAGCAGAACAACTTTGTAATGAAAGAGT TCATCGCCTCGAAATCTCAGGAAAGTGACTACGACTCTGTCACCAAGAACGTCTTCCAACAAGTGGCAGAGTTCAACAAGAGTCTGATAGAGCACCTACAAACCAACAggagttaa
- the LOC139221312 gene encoding leucine-rich repeat-containing protein 19-like, which yields MERCWQPLLLLWLTAVVEMNIPRMNAVLDEDKLLVKNLTNKLLRVIPHSDSDTSSVTTLVIEESLISLTDSDRLALASYPRLVELHLNGNQVTGLPANYFSVVPGLRVLSLSRNNISSLDPETFSGLDVLTELDLSHNLLTSLHTQLFRQLNNLQVLKLQENPWNCSCPQLSSIGEAKAAGVTIGGPGVTCASPKEQAGRDLLEATAVCYPSPPPTFTTDQHEPTPVNPQESTASASTTLKSTLTTTYNHNINRDQKPVAVGNTWKFTAGVAAFALCTSMLIVCGIKGPSWYKLFHNYRHQRLRQEQDDDIVSTVFSETRRHPNHQTFTFEQQNGQIQEEEEEEEEDGYFEDPYIKREEGCAGEEISANSSW from the exons ATGGAAAGGTGCTGGCAGCCTCTTCTACTGCTGTGGCTGACTGCAGTGGTAGAAATGAATATACCAAGAATGAATGCTGTGCTGGACGAAGACAAACTG CTGGTAAAGAACTTGACCAACAAGCTTCTACGAGTCATTCCTCATAGTGACAGTGACACTTCTTCTGTCACTACACTGGTGATTGAGGAGAGCCTAATCAGTCTGACTGACAGCGACAGACTAGCCTTGGCTAGTTATCCCAGACTTGTAGAACTCCACCTGAATGGCAACCAGGTGACCGGTCTTCCAGCCAACTACTTCTCTGTGGTCCCAGGACTCAGAGTGCTGTCTCTGTCCAGGAACAACATCAGCAG CCTGGACCCAGAAACCTTCTCTGGCCTGGACGTCCTAACAGAGCTTGATCTGTCCCACAACCTGCTGACAAGTCTCCATACACAGCTGTTCAGGCAGCTGAATAATCTACAG GTGCTGAAGCTACAGGAAAACCCCTGGAACTGTTCCTGTCCACAGCTGAGCAGCATTGGAGAGGCCAAAGCAGCAGGAGTGACCATTG GGGGACCTGGAGTCACTTGTGCGTCTCCAAAAGAGCAGGCTGGACGTGATCTGTTGGAGGCTACAGCTGTGTGTTACCCATCACCACCGCCCACCTTTACTACAGACCAACATGAACCAACACCAGTCAACCCTCAGGAGTCGACAGCATCAGCATCCACAACGCTGAAGAGCACGCTGACAACAACCTACAATCACAACATCAACAGAG ACCAGAAACCTGTTGCTGTTGGCAACACGTGGAAGTTCACAGCAGGAGTTGCAGCCTTCGCACTATGCACCTCCATGCTCATCGTATGCGGCATAAAGGGGCCTTCCTGGTACAAGCTTTTTCACAACTACCGTCATCAGCGGCTACGCCAAGAACAGGACGATGACATCGTATCAACAGTCTTCTCAGAGACGAGGAGACACCCAAACCATCAGACATTCACCTTCGAGCAACAGAATGGGCAgatacaggaggaggaggaggaggaggaggaagatgggtATTTTGAGGATCCATACATCAAAAGGGAAGAGGGATGTGCAGGAGAGGAGATTTCAGCGAACAGCAGCTGGTAA